The Nitrospiraceae bacterium genome includes a region encoding these proteins:
- a CDS encoding DNA-3-methyladenine glycosylase I, translating to MGRIPHLQAQEPIRCGWVGTKPHFIAYHDEEWGIPVHTDHRHFEMLTLEGAQAGLSWSTILLRREGYRRAFAGFDPLKVSKFDNGKKAALLQDTGIIRNRLKIESAITNAQAFLQVQKEFGSFDHYIWDFVGGSPKLNYWNTMSQVPATTPESDALSKDLKKRGFKFVGSTVIYAHMQAAGLVNDHTTDCFRHPVNLSAQTTGQRTSNSRTASLSTIRIKRVYDAPAPNDGCRILVDRLWPRGLSKEAAHVNLWQKDLAPSTKLRTWFGHNPARWPEFQTRYFTELDQNTKAVEDLLQQARYNPVTILFGARNEKYNNAVALKAYLSRHFG from the coding sequence ATGGGACGCATCCCACACCTACAGGCCCAAGAACCTATCCGTTGTGGATGGGTGGGAACAAAGCCCCACTTCATTGCCTATCATGATGAGGAATGGGGAATCCCTGTCCATACAGACCACCGCCATTTTGAAATGCTGACATTGGAAGGAGCGCAGGCGGGGTTGTCCTGGTCGACCATCCTGTTACGCCGCGAAGGCTACCGCCGGGCGTTTGCAGGCTTCGATCCCTTGAAAGTGTCCAAATTCGACAACGGAAAAAAAGCGGCACTCCTTCAAGATACCGGGATCATCCGCAATCGTCTGAAAATTGAATCCGCCATTACCAATGCCCAAGCCTTCCTTCAGGTGCAGAAGGAGTTCGGCTCCTTCGATCACTATATATGGGATTTTGTCGGTGGATCACCTAAGCTGAATTATTGGAACACCATGTCTCAAGTCCCTGCCACAACGCCTGAAAGCGATGCTCTTTCAAAAGATCTCAAGAAGCGAGGGTTTAAATTTGTGGGGAGTACCGTGATCTACGCACACATGCAAGCGGCCGGATTGGTCAATGACCATACCACCGATTGCTTTCGACATCCCGTAAACCTTTCCGCTCAGACCACTGGACAAAGAACGAGCAATTCCCGAACAGCATCCCTCTCAACCATCAGGATCAAACGAGTGTACGACGCCCCTGCCCCTAATGACGGATGTCGGATTCTCGTTGATCGGCTGTGGCCTCGTGGACTTTCAAAGGAGGCGGCTCACGTCAACCTGTGGCAAAAAGATCTTGCCCCGTCAACAAAACTGCGTACCTGGTTCGGGCACAACCCGGCCCGCTGGCCAGAATTTCAGACGCGGTATTTCACCGAGCTTGATCAAAATACCAAGGCCGTTGAGGATCTTCTGCAACAAGCCCGATATAACCCGGTGACGATTCTTTTTGGGGCCAGGAATGAGAAATACAATAATGCGGTCGCCCTGAAAGCCTATCTCTCCCGTCATTTTGGATGA